A genomic window from Bacteroidota bacterium includes:
- a CDS encoding leucyl/phenylalanyl-tRNA--protein transferase, which translates to MPIWQLDERIIFPAPQFAETDGLLAIGGDFSIERLLLAYRSGIFPWFNYDDECYWFSPDPRCILMPNEIIISKSMQQLFKKNIFTIRVNTNFEGVIKGCATIKRKADSETWIDHQFIEAYTQLHRMGIAHAIEVYAENELVGGLYGLSIGACFFGESMFSAKSNASKYAFIFLAQKMLELKYHFIDCQVYNEHLASMGAKNISRNQYLEMLAVALKAKPVSSLSDL; encoded by the coding sequence ATGCCCATCTGGCAACTCGATGAACGTATCATTTTTCCTGCACCACAATTTGCAGAAACCGACGGATTATTAGCCATTGGCGGCGATTTTTCTATCGAACGATTATTACTCGCCTATCGCTCCGGAATTTTTCCATGGTTTAATTACGACGATGAATGTTATTGGTTTTCTCCCGACCCGCGTTGCATTTTAATGCCCAATGAAATTATTATTTCAAAAAGCATGCAGCAGCTTTTCAAAAAAAATATTTTCACAATAAGAGTTAATACCAATTTTGAAGGCGTAATTAAAGGTTGTGCAACAATAAAAAGAAAAGCCGATTCCGAAACATGGATCGATCATCAGTTTATTGAAGCTTACACACAATTACACCGAATGGGAATAGCACATGCTATAGAAGTATATGCAGAAAATGAATTAGTGGGCGGATTATACGGCCTTTCTATCGGTGCATGTTTTTTCGGCGAAAGTATGTTCAGTGCAAAAAGTAATGCTAGCAAATATGCATTTATTTTTCTCGCACAAAAAATGTTGGAATTAAAATATCACTTTATCGATTGCCAGGTATATAACGAACATTTAGCATCAATGGGTGCAAAAAATATTTCACGAAATCAATATCTCGAAATGTTGGCTGTGGCGCTCAAAGCTAAGCCGGTAAGTAGTTTAAGCGATTTGTAA
- a CDS encoding DsrE/DsrF/DrsH-like family protein — MKEAPAVNGVEQKEPIKKMCFILSKAGLESVYACFIMANGARMEGIEAEIFFTFFGLDAVHKKRLEHLHIATVGNPGMHIPTFLGGLPGMETYASRMMRKQMEAMDLPTVHEFLDILSASGVQMYGCKLAADMFKITKDDLYEGIDSIITVGDFYKHAEGEGVHMIFV; from the coding sequence ATGAAAGAAGCTCCTGCCGTAAACGGAGTTGAGCAAAAAGAACCCATTAAAAAAATGTGTTTTATTTTATCTAAAGCCGGACTCGAAAGTGTTTATGCCTGTTTTATTATGGCAAATGGCGCACGTATGGAAGGTATTGAAGCCGAAATATTTTTTACCTTTTTTGGTTTAGATGCCGTACACAAAAAACGCCTCGAACATTTACATATTGCCACAGTTGGAAATCCGGGCATGCATATTCCAACATTTTTAGGTGGTTTACCTGGAATGGAAACTTATGCATCACGCATGATGCGCAAACAAATGGAAGCAATGGATCTGCCAACAGTACATGAATTTCTCGATATTTTATCCGCTTCGGGTGTTCAAATGTACGGCTGCAAACTCGCTGCCGATATGTTTAAAATTACTAAAGACGATTTATACGAAGGTATCGACAGTATCATCACCGTCGGCGATTTTTATAAACACGCAGAGGGTGAAGGTGTACACATGATTTTTGTTTGA
- a CDS encoding carboxypeptidase-like regulatory domain-containing protein, whose amino-acid sequence MVALFTCTTQNAQAQQELIQLSGIVTDAETMFPLSYATVSVPNEMRGVNASVEGFFSIVVKRSDTLQFSAIGYKPKLYIVPDSGTDVIESIAVKLASDTLTLEQFVIYPWPSKEDFREAFLAYQETQQYVVGPLPGLRRPWEIDTVPQAPSPIMNPISFFYDEVVKPIQWKKKKRSMVDKLPEWE is encoded by the coding sequence ATGGTTGCGTTGTTTACCTGCACAACACAAAACGCTCAGGCCCAGCAGGAATTAATTCAACTTTCCGGAATTGTAACCGATGCCGAAACCATGTTTCCACTTTCTTATGCAACCGTTTCGGTGCCCAATGAAATGCGCGGCGTAAATGCATCAGTAGAAGGATTTTTTTCCATTGTGGTAAAACGCAGCGATACTTTGCAATTTAGTGCAATTGGTTATAAACCAAAGTTATATATTGTGCCCGATTCCGGCACCGATGTTATCGAATCCATCGCTGTTAAACTGGCATCCGATACACTTACACTCGAGCAATTTGTTATTTATCCCTGGCCCAGTAAAGAAGATTTCCGCGAAGCATTTTTAGCCTATCAGGAAACCCAGCAATATGTGGTTGGCCCGCTGCCCGGCTTGCGTCGACCATGGGAAATTGATACTGTTCCCCAGGCCCCTTCTCCAATCATGAATCCGATTTCATTTTTTTACGACGAAGTGGTTAAACCCATACAATGGAAAAAGAAAAAAAGAAGTATGGTTGATAAGCTGCCCGAGTGGGAGTAA
- a CDS encoding TusE/DsrC/DsvC family sulfur relay protein, whose translation MEKLINGISIKVNEEGYLTDFAQWDKSIAETIAQQENVGDLTPKHWEVLNFIQDQYKKNVPLTIRKIGASGVTDIKEFYALFPNGPLKKAAKIAGIPKPVGCI comes from the coding sequence ATGGAAAAGCTGATTAACGGAATTTCAATCAAAGTAAATGAGGAAGGCTACCTCACCGACTTTGCGCAATGGGATAAATCTATTGCCGAAACAATTGCCCAACAGGAAAATGTAGGTGATTTAACACCAAAACATTGGGAAGTATTAAATTTTATTCAGGACCAATACAAAAAAAATGTGCCTTTAACTATTCGTAAAATAGGTGCAAGTGGAGTAACTGATATAAAAGAATTTTACGCTTTATTTCCCAACGGGCCACTAAAAAAAGCAGCTAAAATTGCCGGCATTCCAAAACCAGTCGGTTGTATTTAA
- a CDS encoding NAD(P)/FAD-dependent oxidoreductase — MTRKRILIAGAGSAGTMMANHLKRKVNLHEWQITIVDAATTHYYQPGFLFLPFGIYDEAEIQKPIIKYIPDEVEFINTGIDKIDADRNVVILINGAEIFYDILIIASGCNIAPEETEGMKGKLWQKNVFDFYTFEGAKALHDKLQGWEGGKLAIHITEMPIKCPVAPLEFAFLADDFFRHKHMRDEVEITYITPLSGAFTKPFAAKKLAHLIEEKNIKLVTDFNVERIDNDTKKIIDYGGQEVEFDLLVTVPLNKGAAFIERSGFGDDLNYVPTNKFTLQTTVKDNIFAIGDATSLPASKAGSVAHFESEILTENILHYIKGEELKAHFDGHANCFIETGNHKALLIDFNYDQEPVDGTFPFAGIGPMSLMEETMLNHMGKLGFKWIYWNVLMHGRAIPFIHPGMQKSGKHIVPAE, encoded by the coding sequence ATGACTCGTAAACGAATTCTAATAGCAGGTGCCGGTTCCGCCGGAACAATGATGGCGAATCACCTGAAACGTAAAGTCAATTTACACGAATGGCAAATCACTATAGTTGACGCAGCTACTACACATTATTACCAACCCGGATTTTTATTTCTTCCTTTTGGTATTTATGACGAAGCCGAAATTCAAAAACCGATAATTAAATATATTCCCGATGAAGTGGAATTTATTAATACCGGTATCGATAAAATTGATGCTGATCGGAATGTGGTGATATTAATTAATGGTGCTGAAATATTTTATGATATTTTAATTATTGCCTCCGGATGTAATATCGCTCCTGAAGAAACCGAAGGTATGAAAGGCAAATTGTGGCAAAAAAATGTCTTCGATTTTTATACTTTCGAAGGCGCAAAAGCCTTACACGATAAATTACAGGGATGGGAGGGAGGCAAACTGGCCATACACATTACCGAAATGCCAATTAAATGCCCTGTAGCACCATTGGAATTTGCATTTTTAGCCGACGATTTTTTCCGCCACAAACACATGCGCGATGAAGTAGAAATAACTTATATCACTCCATTGAGCGGCGCATTTACAAAACCTTTCGCAGCTAAAAAACTGGCCCATTTAATTGAAGAAAAAAATATTAAACTGGTTACCGATTTTAATGTGGAACGCATCGATAATGACACCAAAAAAATTATCGACTACGGTGGACAAGAAGTGGAATTTGATCTTCTGGTAACTGTTCCTTTAAATAAAGGTGCTGCATTTATTGAACGCTCCGGTTTTGGTGACGATTTAAATTATGTGCCTACCAATAAATTCACTTTACAAACAACCGTAAAGGATAACATTTTTGCAATTGGTGATGCAACTAGTTTACCGGCTTCTAAAGCAGGTTCTGTTGCACACTTTGAGTCAGAAATTCTCACTGAAAATATTTTACACTATATAAAAGGCGAAGAATTAAAAGCCCATTTCGACGGACATGCAAATTGTTTTATTGAAACAGGCAATCACAAAGCATTATTAATCGATTTTAATTACGACCAGGAACCTGTAGACGGAACATTCCCTTTTGCCGGCATCGGACCAATGTCGTTAATGGAAGAAACTATGCTCAACCACATGGGTAAACTCGGTTTTAAATGGATTTACTGGAATGTGCTTATGCATGGACGTGCTATACCATTTATTCATCCCGGTATGCAAAAAAGTGGTAAACATATTGTTCCCGCAGAATAA
- a CDS encoding DUF4442 domain-containing protein, translating into MGELNNKQVVFRRNVLHKWLFKLFMLQKMPIALLAGLRVRELDAEHAVASIPFKWLSQNPFKSVYFATQAMAAEMSTGVLGLMAIQGKSAPVSMLVTKLEAAYTKKAQARVYFTCENGKAIFDAVEKTLSDGEGVTVVCKSTGRLKDGTVVSNFIIEWSFKAKK; encoded by the coding sequence ATGGGGGAATTGAATAATAAACAGGTGGTTTTTAGGCGCAATGTGTTGCATAAATGGTTGTTTAAGCTGTTTATGTTGCAGAAAATGCCTATTGCTTTGTTGGCGGGTTTGCGGGTCAGGGAATTGGATGCGGAACACGCCGTGGCGAGTATTCCATTTAAATGGTTATCGCAAAATCCGTTTAAGTCGGTATACTTTGCTACCCAAGCTATGGCGGCGGAAATGAGTACCGGCGTTTTAGGGTTAATGGCTATTCAGGGGAAAAGTGCTCCGGTTTCGATGCTGGTGACAAAATTGGAAGCTGCATACACCAAAAAAGCACAGGCACGCGTTTATTTTACCTGCGAAAATGGAAAGGCAATTTTTGATGCAGTGGAAAAAACATTGTCGGATGGTGAAGGTGTTACCGTTGTTTGCAAGTCAACAGGCCGATTAAAGGATGGCACTGTGGTAAGCAATTTTATTATTGAATGGTCGTTTAAAGCAAAAAAATAA
- the pdxH gene encoding pyridoxamine 5'-phosphate oxidase — MEPTEGNLHHMREDYQRGALDIGGVYPSAMQQFAFWFEAAGKAGIEEPNAMVLATVDVNGKPSSRVVLLKEFDSTGFVFFTNYNSKKGHDLAINPHACLNFWWGPLERQIRISGTIEKISEKESDEYFYSRPVGSQAGAVISPQSSEIESRAWLEQRLIEVQLKGDIKRPAHWGGYKLTATEIEFWQGRSNRLHDRLLYVKTGDNNWEIKRLAP; from the coding sequence ATGGAACCTACAGAAGGCAATTTACATCATATGCGCGAGGATTATCAGCGCGGTGCATTAGATATTGGTGGTGTTTATCCATCGGCAATGCAGCAATTTGCATTTTGGTTTGAAGCGGCCGGAAAAGCGGGAATTGAAGAGCCGAATGCAATGGTATTAGCTACAGTGGATGTAAATGGTAAACCTTCATCACGTGTTGTATTATTAAAAGAATTTGATTCGACAGGATTTGTTTTTTTTACGAATTACAATAGTAAAAAAGGACATGATCTTGCAATAAATCCGCATGCGTGTTTAAATTTTTGGTGGGGACCACTCGAACGACAAATTCGCATCAGCGGAACCATAGAAAAAATTTCGGAAAAAGAAAGTGATGAGTATTTTTATTCTCGTCCGGTTGGCAGTCAGGCCGGTGCTGTAATTTCTCCGCAGAGCAGTGAAATTGAAAGCAGAGCATGGCTTGAACAACGATTAATTGAAGTGCAATTAAAAGGTGATATTAAACGGCCTGCGCACTGGGGCGGATATAAATTAACGGCAACAGAAATTGAATTTTGGCAAGGCAGGAGCAATCGTTTGCACGACAGATTATTATATGTAAAAACGGGTGATAATAATTGGGAAATAAAAAGACTGGCGCCCTGA
- a CDS encoding ATP-dependent Clp protease adaptor ClpS codes for MSTIQTDHRIEVDELIDGLVGVRLIVHNDDVNTFEWVIESLVEICKHTLEQAEQCAYIIHFKGKYAVQQGARAALAPMREQLTDRGINATLE; via the coding sequence ATGAGCACCATTCAAACAGATCACCGCATTGAAGTAGACGAACTCATCGACGGCCTCGTCGGAGTGCGGCTTATTGTCCATAACGACGACGTAAACACCTTCGAATGGGTTATCGAAAGCCTTGTCGAAATCTGTAAACACACCCTCGAACAAGCCGAGCAGTGCGCTTACATCATTCACTTTAAAGGAAAATACGCAGTGCAACAAGGCGCAAGAGCCGCTTTAGCACCCATGCGCGAGCAATTAACCGATCGCGGTATTAATGCTACCCTCGAATAA